From a single Ignavibacteriota bacterium genomic region:
- a CDS encoding DUF2279 domain-containing protein, with protein sequence MPIRTAVVLIVLSLVLPDALAVPQPDDDSTGVNGTRLAIVAGTAAAGITAIHLYQQNAWWKEHRTSFHFREDLTYASNVDKIGHLYGASVMTFLFSKSLQWANLSEGSSLVWGATGATVFQTYVEIEDGYSEFWGFDRVDFAADLAGAWYPVLQHYVPELKNVQLRFSYYPKDAGAPSAIAGQTKTIIDDYEGQTFWITVTPHSWFPAADRWWPDFLGIAVGMAVRDNVSDNRYLAWYLAPELDFRFIIPRSTWFLRTLGEALNFLHLPMPAVRIGPGNAVWYGLYF encoded by the coding sequence ATGCCCATCCGTACCGCCGTCGTCCTCATCGTGCTGTCACTCGTCCTTCCGGATGCGCTCGCGGTGCCGCAGCCGGACGACGATAGCACCGGAGTGAACGGCACGCGCCTGGCGATCGTCGCGGGAACTGCCGCCGCCGGCATCACGGCGATCCACCTCTACCAGCAGAATGCCTGGTGGAAGGAGCATCGGACAAGTTTTCATTTCCGCGAAGACCTCACGTACGCCTCCAACGTTGACAAGATCGGTCACCTGTACGGTGCCTCGGTCATGACCTTCCTCTTCAGCAAGTCCTTGCAGTGGGCCAACCTCTCGGAAGGCAGTTCTCTCGTCTGGGGGGCGACCGGTGCCACAGTGTTTCAGACGTACGTGGAGATCGAGGACGGGTACTCCGAATTCTGGGGGTTCGATCGGGTGGACTTCGCCGCGGATCTGGCCGGGGCCTGGTACCCTGTGCTGCAACACTACGTCCCCGAGCTGAAGAATGTGCAACTCCGCTTCAGCTACTATCCAAAGGATGCGGGAGCTCCGTCAGCCATCGCGGGACAGACGAAGACGATCATCGATGACTACGAGGGGCAGACCTTCTGGATCACGGTAACGCCGCATTCATGGTTCCCCGCGGCGGATCGGTGGTGGCCAGATTTCCTCGGGATCGCCGTGGGGATGGCCGTGCGCGACAACGTGAGTGACAACAGGTATCTGGCGTGGTATCTTGCCCCGGAACTTGATTTCCGCTTCATCATTCCCCGCAGCACATGGTTCCTGAGAACATTGGGGGAGGCATTGAACTTCCTGCATCTCCCGATGCCTGCGGTGAGGATCGGGCCGGGAAACGCGGTGTGGTACGGCTTGTACTTCTAA
- a CDS encoding DUF5009 domain-containing protein, protein MAHDVAPTGRLDSLDALRGFDMLWISGGDMLLSALRDITGWSILHAATEQMEHVPWEGFHFYDLIFPMFLFISGVTIPFAVSRRRSRGEGSASLFWRFTRRALLLIALGMMYNGFFNFDWPNTRYASVLARIGLGYYFAALIVTHASPKIQSVIAGAILLGYWAVVALVPVPGIGAGVITPEGSIVGYVDRLLLPGKLWFTIYDPEGILSTIPAVSTALLGALTGHLLMRTDVGQWRKAGMMAGAGIALLLLGHLWGMVFPVIKNIWTSSFVLVTGGWSLILLSVFYAVMDVIGWKKWAFLFVLIGVNPLTLYLTQAGMINYDTTVQYFLGGLLRIIGAPWAPFWFAAALLSLKLGFLYILYRNKVFLRV, encoded by the coding sequence ATGGCACACGACGTAGCGCCCACCGGGCGTCTCGACTCACTTGATGCATTGCGGGGATTCGATATGCTCTGGATCTCCGGCGGCGACATGCTGCTGTCCGCACTCCGCGACATCACCGGATGGTCCATTCTTCATGCGGCGACGGAGCAGATGGAACACGTGCCGTGGGAAGGATTCCACTTCTACGACCTGATCTTTCCGATGTTCCTGTTCATTTCCGGTGTCACGATCCCGTTCGCGGTGTCCCGCCGCCGGTCTCGCGGCGAAGGCTCCGCCTCGCTCTTCTGGCGCTTCACGCGTCGCGCGCTTCTGCTGATCGCGCTGGGCATGATGTACAACGGATTCTTCAACTTCGACTGGCCGAACACGCGCTACGCGAGCGTGCTTGCGCGGATCGGCCTTGGATACTATTTCGCTGCGCTGATCGTCACCCATGCCTCGCCAAAGATCCAGTCCGTCATCGCCGGTGCGATCCTCCTCGGCTATTGGGCGGTCGTCGCCCTCGTCCCGGTCCCCGGGATCGGGGCCGGGGTGATCACGCCGGAGGGGAGCATCGTAGGATATGTCGACCGGCTCCTGCTTCCCGGAAAGCTCTGGTTCACGATCTATGATCCGGAGGGGATCCTCTCGACGATCCCTGCCGTGTCCACCGCCTTGCTCGGTGCGCTCACGGGGCATCTGCTGATGCGCACGGATGTGGGGCAATGGCGGAAGGCCGGGATGATGGCCGGGGCCGGCATTGCCCTCCTCCTGCTCGGCCATCTGTGGGGGATGGTGTTCCCCGTTATCAAGAACATCTGGACCAGTTCGTTCGTGCTTGTGACGGGGGGGTGGAGCCTGATACTCCTTTCGGTCTTCTACGCGGTCATGGATGTCATCGGCTGGAAGAAGTGGGCATTTCTCTTCGTCCTGATCGGGGTGAATCCTCTGACACTCTACCTGACGCAGGCGGGGATGATCAACTATGACACGACCGTGCAGTATTTCCTGGGGGGACTTCTCCGGATCATCGGTGCGCCCTGGGCACCATTCTGGTTCGCCGCAGCATTGTTGTCCTTGAAGCTGGGATTCCTGTACATTCTGTACAGGAACAAGGTCTTCCTGAGGGTGTAG
- a CDS encoding response regulator, with the protein MEPYKRNTRVLYVDDEQALLTVFGLLLRKEGVEIHTLQDPTQIGSMLDEHGPFAIVLSDQRMPGMDGVKVLEAVAHRHPSTVRVMVTGFVDHADTTRAINVAGIASYIAKPWNDALLRILIQESVDRYNLTEEKAHVAHQLASSQESLAALLAQATNGDIHERRDAVELVASLVREKELMLKEIHHRVKNNLQIISSVLNMQAMNITSIAVRAPFVRATGRIRSMAMVHEALYRSDDLGSIDFTRYLENLASEISSIFNMESVSWSVTGERLALGIDLAVPLGMIAHELITNAFMHAFKGSAKGTVTVTLLRGDAGGLTLCIHDDGCGRSSVKPAASGIGLTLVTALVEDVGATLSCIEDAGTHYRLDLPTAMTN; encoded by the coding sequence ATGGAACCTTACAAACGCAATACACGCGTGCTGTACGTGGATGACGAACAGGCGCTGCTCACGGTGTTTGGCCTGTTGCTCCGCAAAGAAGGGGTCGAGATCCATACGCTGCAGGATCCGACGCAGATCGGTTCCATGCTCGATGAACACGGCCCGTTCGCCATCGTGTTGTCCGATCAGCGGATGCCGGGAATGGACGGCGTCAAAGTGCTCGAGGCCGTCGCGCATCGCCATCCGTCGACGGTCCGCGTTATGGTCACCGGATTCGTGGACCACGCCGACACCACCCGTGCGATCAACGTGGCGGGCATCGCTTCGTATATTGCGAAGCCCTGGAACGACGCGCTGTTGCGCATACTCATTCAGGAATCTGTGGACCGCTACAACCTGACCGAGGAGAAAGCGCATGTTGCCCACCAGCTTGCGTCCTCCCAGGAATCCCTGGCGGCACTTCTGGCGCAGGCGACGAACGGAGACATCCATGAACGCCGGGATGCGGTGGAGCTCGTGGCCTCCCTCGTGCGCGAGAAGGAACTTATGCTCAAGGAGATCCACCACAGGGTCAAGAACAATCTGCAGATCATCTCCAGCGTCCTCAATATGCAGGCCATGAACATCACGAGCATCGCCGTGCGGGCCCCCTTCGTTCGGGCCACGGGCCGGATCCGCTCCATGGCCATGGTACACGAAGCACTGTACCGATCCGACGATCTCGGGAGCATCGATTTCACGCGCTACCTGGAGAATCTGGCGAGCGAGATCAGCTCGATCTTCAACATGGAATCGGTGTCCTGGAGCGTCACGGGGGAGCGTCTGGCCCTCGGCATCGATCTCGCCGTGCCGCTCGGGATGATCGCCCATGAACTCATCACGAATGCATTCATGCACGCCTTCAAAGGGAGCGCAAAGGGGACCGTCACGGTCACGCTCCTCCGTGGCGATGCCGGCGGGTTGACGCTGTGCATCCATGATGATGGATGCGGCCGCAGCAGTGTGAAACCAGCAGCGTCGGGGATCGGGCTCACGCTCGTGACCGCTCTCGTGGAGGACGTCGGTGCGACGCTGTCGTGCATTGAAGACGCCGGCACACACTACCGCCTCGACCTGCCCACAGCGATGACGAATTGA
- a CDS encoding response regulator gives MEAYQRNNRILYVDDEGALLSAFNAMLRKEPVEVVTLQDSTKIEQVLTDNGPFAVVFSDQRMPGLDGVGVLEAAARIHPASIRVMITGFADHNDTLRAINVGGITSYISKPWNDDHLKALVRESVHRYNLAGENAYLLEALKVANGSLKEALDGTVAGTVRLLGDMIQTLNPDAGTRAMRVRQLGRAFLEMMPEIPEGERREITIALDLAFLGVAALPPWIQVTLNKQGFNSLERFPAVRAHHLIAAGLVKEIPGFENVARMLRLHGKNFDGSGEPADELVAGEKLPLGARMLHILVELDKKTTDKFRGREILDWMLRQPAMFDTNLINRMLKRPESASPDGTSADLGIEDLKPGMVLLEDVLSSEKQVLMRAGTSMTVMSINILKQWHLKDPLPAMVRVKVQG, from the coding sequence ATGGAAGCATATCAACGTAACAACCGCATACTCTATGTCGATGACGAGGGTGCCCTCCTATCGGCCTTCAACGCGATGCTCCGGAAAGAGCCTGTGGAGGTGGTCACGCTGCAGGATTCCACAAAGATCGAACAGGTGCTCACCGACAACGGTCCGTTTGCCGTCGTCTTTTCGGATCAACGAATGCCCGGGCTTGACGGTGTGGGAGTGCTCGAGGCCGCCGCGCGGATCCATCCTGCGTCGATCCGCGTGATGATCACCGGCTTTGCGGACCACAACGACACGCTTCGCGCGATCAATGTCGGTGGCATCACCTCCTATATCTCCAAACCATGGAACGATGACCACCTGAAGGCCCTGGTGCGGGAGTCGGTACACCGCTACAATCTGGCAGGGGAGAATGCCTACCTGCTGGAGGCGTTGAAGGTGGCAAATGGATCGCTGAAGGAGGCCCTTGACGGTACGGTGGCGGGTACCGTACGGCTCCTTGGTGACATGATCCAGACACTGAATCCCGACGCCGGCACGCGTGCTATGCGCGTACGTCAACTCGGTCGCGCCTTCCTGGAGATGATGCCGGAGATCCCGGAGGGAGAGCGCCGGGAGATCACGATCGCCCTCGATCTGGCGTTCCTCGGGGTGGCGGCATTGCCACCCTGGATCCAGGTGACGCTGAACAAGCAGGGATTCAATTCTCTCGAGCGTTTCCCTGCCGTGCGTGCTCACCATCTTATCGCCGCGGGATTGGTCAAAGAGATCCCGGGGTTCGAGAATGTGGCGCGCATGCTGCGCCTGCATGGCAAGAACTTCGACGGGAGCGGGGAACCCGCCGACGAACTCGTGGCCGGCGAGAAGCTCCCGCTTGGAGCGCGTATGTTGCACATCCTCGTGGAACTGGACAAGAAGACCACCGACAAGTTCCGGGGCCGCGAGATCCTTGATTGGATGCTGCGTCAGCCGGCGATGTTCGACACGAATCTGATCAACCGGATGCTCAAGCGGCCGGAATCCGCATCGCCGGACGGAACGAGCGCCGACCTCGGTATCGAGGACTTGAAGCCCGGCATGGTGCTTCTCGAAGATGTCTTGAGCTCGGAGAAGCAAGTGCTGATGCGTGCAGGGACGTCCATGACCGTCATGTCGATCAACATTCTCAAGCAGTGGCATCTGAAGGACCCTCTCCCCGCGATGGTGCGGGTGAAGGTCCAGGGGTGA
- a CDS encoding HDOD domain-containing protein, with amino-acid sequence MMDALSRSLAQHYVLKPWEDAGLRDLVQHVLEQLSTQRKDRLSEILRTVATLPAPPGFHTKVHEVLTRDGSSVSDIAHVIEKSPPIVAKLLRVANSVYYGSRKPVSSVHDAVFFIGTEYVAGLVAAIEAFEGFACAAQQECIAEIERVWNAAVSRSSIAKHIAEHWQECDVREEVYVASLLQDLGQVALLCYDPARYKEYRASRSDAAGMDGNAEYAFFGSGHDAIGAALLEYWNFPRPIIAGVSLHHKRTGGQVLPQILQLADILQRGNAAFPHDPAVDELVDPWRDRIMNGTGATR; translated from the coding sequence GTGATGGACGCCCTCTCCAGGTCCCTTGCGCAGCATTATGTCCTGAAGCCCTGGGAGGACGCCGGACTGCGGGACCTCGTGCAGCATGTGCTGGAGCAGCTCAGCACGCAGCGCAAGGATCGGTTGTCGGAGATCCTGCGGACGGTTGCCACGCTTCCCGCCCCTCCGGGCTTTCATACAAAGGTCCATGAAGTGCTGACGCGCGATGGCAGCTCGGTCTCGGATATCGCGCATGTGATAGAGAAGAGCCCGCCGATCGTCGCCAAGCTCCTCCGCGTCGCGAATTCGGTCTACTACGGGAGCAGGAAGCCAGTATCGAGTGTGCATGATGCCGTGTTCTTCATCGGCACGGAGTATGTGGCAGGCCTTGTTGCAGCGATCGAGGCATTTGAAGGATTCGCATGTGCTGCTCAGCAGGAATGCATTGCGGAGATCGAGCGTGTGTGGAACGCGGCCGTGAGCCGGTCTTCCATCGCGAAGCACATCGCCGAGCACTGGCAGGAGTGCGATGTCCGGGAGGAGGTGTATGTTGCATCGTTGCTCCAGGACCTCGGTCAGGTCGCTCTGCTGTGCTACGATCCTGCGCGCTACAAGGAGTATCGTGCCTCACGCTCCGACGCCGCAGGCATGGATGGGAATGCGGAGTACGCGTTCTTTGGGAGCGGTCACGACGCCATTGGAGCAGCTCTCCTGGAGTATTGGAATTTCCCGCGGCCGATCATCGCGGGAGTGTCGTTGCATCACAAGAGGACGGGCGGTCAGGTCTTGCCGCAGATCCTGCAGCTTGCGGACATCCTGCAACGCGGGAATGCCGCTTTTCCGCACGATCCCGCTGTAGATGAACTCGTCGATCCGTGGAGGGACCGGATCATGAATGGAACTGGAGCGACCCGCTAA
- a CDS encoding response regulator, producing MTETTVPRNEAAKVTHLAPVVVFVDDEEAILASLRSLFRRAGYSIHTFQRAPDALEFIRGIPADVIISDLRMPVMTGAEFLNHASGINPQAVRIMLSG from the coding sequence ATGACTGAGACCACGGTGCCCCGCAATGAAGCGGCGAAAGTGACCCACCTTGCCCCCGTCGTGGTCTTCGTTGACGACGAAGAGGCGATCCTGGCGAGCCTCCGGAGTCTGTTCCGGCGTGCCGGGTATTCGATACATACGTTCCAGCGCGCCCCCGATGCCCTCGAGTTCATCCGCGGTATCCCGGCCGATGTGATCATCTCGGATCTCCGTATGCCGGTGATGACCGGCGCGGAATTCCTGAACCACGCATCGGGGATCAATCCGCAGGCGGTGCGGATCATGCTGAGTGGGTAG
- a CDS encoding PAS domain S-box protein: MGYSREEFLQRTMADIDDSVDANRYAQLLADLQSKGGAMVHRHQRRRDGSAFPSEVSVNLVHLDRDYIVAAIRDISKREAAKEALRQSEERFRLVSENIADLLAIIDPSGVCEYASPSHLQDGLPPHTVEGQDYLSLIHPGDVSRVRDAIARVVEGHGHQSIEFRLRTGEGFWRFKDASMTLIVDDAGARLLVLVRDMTERKLQDEQRQELEHQLSERNAVLEKTIAEVRQMQEGLIQSEKMASIGQLTAGIAHEINNPLAFVSSNLNRFGEYFSDVLSVLKAWDGVKAQLQQDPQFQPLLMLIAKTEEQADVEFAATNFPVLMTHTSEGTERIRSIVDRLRGFSHMATESYAEADMNAALDDTINLTWNELKYKATIVKEYGEVPRISCNIGEIKQVLVNLLVNAAQALKDKGTITLRTKEDAGNLVVQVADTGSGIPEEHLKRIFDPFFTTKPVGKGTGLGLWISATIIQKHGGNLTVDSVVGSGTTMTIALPLVRDAGTGEAA; encoded by the coding sequence TTGGGGTACAGCCGGGAGGAATTCCTGCAGCGGACGATGGCGGACATTGATGACAGCGTGGACGCCAACCGTTACGCACAGCTCCTTGCGGACCTCCAATCGAAGGGTGGAGCGATGGTGCACCGGCACCAACGGCGCCGGGACGGATCCGCGTTCCCCTCCGAGGTCAGTGTCAACCTCGTCCATCTCGACAGAGATTACATCGTGGCGGCGATCCGCGATATCTCAAAGCGGGAGGCGGCGAAGGAAGCGTTGCGGCAAAGCGAGGAGCGCTTCCGGCTCGTCTCCGAGAACATCGCGGACCTTCTCGCGATCATCGACCCGTCCGGGGTGTGTGAATATGCGAGCCCTTCCCATCTTCAGGATGGTCTTCCTCCTCATACCGTCGAGGGTCAGGACTATCTCTCCCTGATCCACCCGGGCGACGTCTCACGTGTTCGTGACGCGATCGCGAGGGTTGTCGAAGGGCATGGACATCAATCGATCGAGTTCCGGCTCCGCACCGGAGAGGGCTTCTGGCGGTTCAAGGATGCCTCGATGACGCTCATTGTGGACGACGCGGGGGCGCGACTCCTCGTTCTTGTGCGCGACATGACGGAGAGAAAGCTTCAGGACGAACAGCGTCAGGAACTGGAGCATCAACTCAGTGAACGCAACGCCGTCCTGGAGAAGACCATCGCCGAGGTCCGGCAGATGCAGGAAGGGCTGATCCAGTCCGAGAAGATGGCCTCTATCGGTCAACTCACCGCAGGGATCGCACATGAGATCAACAACCCCCTGGCGTTCGTATCGAGCAACTTGAATCGGTTCGGCGAGTACTTCAGCGATGTCCTCAGTGTGCTCAAGGCGTGGGATGGGGTGAAGGCTCAACTGCAGCAGGACCCGCAGTTCCAGCCGCTCTTGATGCTCATCGCGAAGACCGAGGAACAGGCGGATGTCGAGTTCGCGGCGACGAATTTCCCGGTGCTCATGACGCACACGAGCGAGGGGACGGAACGCATCCGGAGCATTGTGGATCGCTTGCGCGGCTTCTCGCACATGGCGACGGAGAGTTATGCTGAGGCGGACATGAACGCCGCACTCGACGACACGATCAATCTTACCTGGAATGAGCTGAAGTACAAGGCCACGATCGTCAAGGAATACGGAGAGGTGCCGCGGATCAGCTGCAATATCGGCGAGATCAAGCAGGTGCTTGTGAATCTTCTGGTGAATGCCGCGCAGGCCCTGAAGGACAAGGGGACCATCACGTTACGAACGAAGGAGGATGCCGGGAACCTGGTAGTGCAGGTCGCCGATACCGGGAGCGGTATACCCGAGGAACATCTCAAACGCATCTTTGATCCGTTCTTCACCACGAAACCGGTAGGGAAGGGGACGGGATTGGGGCTCTGGATCTCCGCCACGATCATACAGAAACACGGCGGGAACCTGACGGTCGATTCCGTGGTAGGGTCGGGCACGACAATGACGATAGCCCTTCCGCTTGTACGTGACGCAGGTACGGGGGAGGCAGCATGA
- a CDS encoding DUF2279 domain-containing protein, with protein MKQAKRDVGGRKHGGMTRDGVVSLVLMFLLACMSLLPSPAVAQETAPYAGYSRENITPLRQGAATGIVAIVGAGMIADAYFTWWKDAERPFSFYSDHWFGGTVRGLDKVGHMYGTYLEFKGMREVMLWGGYSPEASYWWPAGIAIFHALEIELGDAFTPYGFDPQDLLFGLMGVGYGMLQTHYPYLYNFNFKVSFWPKQGFTTPANFTSDYDAMTVWLTANMHNVLPGAVGESWPEWLQVGVGYGVGWGNARREFVIGLDLNLEGFSTHNDHVLVVERVFNNYHFPAPALKLTEGKGPLGYLLHLR; from the coding sequence ATGAAGCAAGCGAAGAGGGACGTGGGAGGAAGGAAGCATGGCGGCATGACGAGGGACGGGGTGGTTTCCCTTGTGTTGATGTTCCTTCTTGCCTGCATGTCCCTCCTTCCTTCTCCTGCGGTTGCGCAGGAGACTGCTCCCTACGCCGGCTATTCCCGCGAGAACATCACCCCGCTCCGCCAGGGCGCCGCCACCGGCATCGTCGCGATCGTCGGCGCAGGCATGATCGCCGATGCCTATTTCACCTGGTGGAAGGATGCCGAGCGCCCCTTCTCGTTCTACTCGGATCATTGGTTCGGTGGAACGGTCCGCGGACTCGACAAGGTCGGGCATATGTATGGGACGTATCTCGAGTTCAAGGGGATGCGTGAGGTGATGCTCTGGGGCGGGTATTCTCCGGAGGCATCCTACTGGTGGCCCGCCGGCATCGCGATCTTCCATGCCCTCGAGATCGAACTCGGGGATGCCTTCACCCCCTACGGGTTCGACCCCCAGGATCTCCTGTTCGGGCTCATGGGGGTGGGCTACGGAATGCTGCAGACCCACTATCCGTACCTGTACAATTTCAATTTCAAGGTGAGCTTCTGGCCGAAACAGGGTTTCACGACCCCGGCGAACTTCACGAGCGACTATGATGCGATGACGGTCTGGCTGACCGCCAATATGCATAACGTCCTTCCGGGTGCGGTCGGCGAGAGCTGGCCGGAGTGGCTGCAGGTGGGTGTTGGCTACGGCGTCGGATGGGGGAATGCGCGCCGGGAATTCGTGATCGGCCTCGATCTCAATCTGGAAGGGTTCTCAACGCACAACGATCACGTGTTGGTCGTCGAGCGCGTGTTCAACAATTATCACTTCCCGGCACCGGCATTGAAATTGACGGAGGGGAAGGGGCCGTTGGGGTACCTGCTGCATCTGAGATAA
- a CDS encoding SDR family oxidoreductase, translating to MKHAIVTGGAGFLGSHLCDRLLAEGCKVTAIDNLITGDVRNIAHLLGNEHFRFLKHDVTEYIFVDGPVDYILHFASPASPIDYLKLPIQTLKVGSLGTHKALGLAKAKNARFLLASTSETYGDPLIHPQPESYWGNVNPVGLRGVYDEAKRFAEAMTMAYHRYHGVETRIVRIFNTYGPRMRINDGRAIPAFISQALRGEDVTVFGNGLQTRSVCYVDDLIEGIHRLLLSDLPDPVNIGNQAEITMLDLAREVIALTNSSSRIIHKDLPEDDPKIRQPDTTRARTLLHWEARVDRKVGLTATVEYFKKTMQR from the coding sequence GCTCCTTGCTGAAGGATGCAAGGTGACGGCGATCGATAACCTCATCACCGGAGATGTCCGGAATATCGCGCACCTCCTCGGCAATGAGCATTTCCGATTTCTGAAGCATGACGTCACGGAGTATATCTTCGTCGACGGCCCCGTGGATTACATTCTGCACTTTGCTTCGCCGGCAAGCCCGATCGACTACCTCAAGCTGCCGATCCAGACATTGAAGGTCGGCTCGCTCGGGACCCATAAGGCGCTGGGCCTTGCCAAGGCGAAGAATGCGCGGTTCCTGCTGGCGTCCACATCGGAAACCTACGGCGACCCGCTGATCCACCCGCAGCCGGAATCGTACTGGGGCAACGTGAACCCCGTCGGCCTGCGCGGCGTCTATGATGAAGCGAAACGCTTCGCCGAAGCGATGACGATGGCGTACCACCGATACCACGGTGTCGAGACCAGGATCGTGCGCATCTTCAATACCTATGGGCCGCGGATGCGCATCAACGACGGCCGCGCGATCCCGGCGTTCATCTCGCAGGCTCTCCGTGGCGAGGATGTGACGGTGTTCGGCAATGGCCTCCAGACCCGCAGCGTGTGCTACGTGGACGATCTCATTGAAGGGATCCACCGGCTCCTCCTGTCGGATCTCCCGGATCCGGTGAATATCGGCAATCAGGCCGAGATCACCATGCTTGACCTTGCACGCGAGGTGATCGCGCTGACCAACAGCTCAAGCCGGATCATCCACAAGGACCTCCCGGAGGACGACCCCAAGATACGGCAACCCGATACCACACGCGCACGCACGCTTCTCCATTGGGAAGCACGCGTGGACCGGAAGGTGGGGCTGACAGCGACGGTGGAATACTTCAAGAAGACCATGCAACGATGA